A region of Faecalibacterium taiwanense DNA encodes the following proteins:
- a CDS encoding ABC transporter ATP-binding protein, with translation MNKINHRSPFAIVGRLIVLVKPMLPVMLAAIVMGVAGHFCATFITIFGGFGILRALGLASPVRTVGTAFACILVFALLRGVLRYAEQASNHYIAFKLLALIRDKVFGALRRLTPAKLEGRDRGDLISLITADIEALEVFYAHTISPICIACICVIGMTGFVGSWHILPALVLLAGYLLVGVALPVWSAKRGDRAAREYRQALADTNSYVLESLRGLKDTLQYQDTAARAEGITAHSEMLGEKQKAMKYREGLTVAITNTLILLTVLAVLGVSLNLYQSGKMGVEGVLVCTLSALSSFGPVVALANLGASLTQVFASADRVLDLLDEQPVTADVTDGTDTAFAGAAAEHVNFAYANEEVLHDLSLTIPEKKIVGITGRSGSGKSTFLRLLMRFWDVSSGSIRFGAEDIRRVNTAALREQESLVTQETELFDDTIENNIRIAKRDATREEVEAACKKAALDGFIHSLPKGYDTPVGELGGALSGGERQRIGVARAFLHDAPFLLLDEPTSNLDSLNEGVILKAVRAECKDKTVLLVSHRKSTMAAVDISFSVESGRLS, from the coding sequence ATGAATAAAATCAATCATCGCAGCCCCTTTGCCATTGTGGGACGGCTGATCGTACTGGTAAAGCCCATGCTGCCCGTTATGCTGGCAGCGATCGTGATGGGGGTGGCAGGCCACTTCTGCGCCACCTTCATTACCATCTTCGGCGGCTTTGGCATCCTGCGTGCGCTGGGGCTTGCAAGCCCGGTGAGGACCGTGGGCACGGCCTTTGCCTGCATTCTGGTGTTTGCGCTGCTGCGCGGCGTTCTGCGTTACGCAGAGCAGGCATCCAACCACTATATCGCCTTCAAGCTGCTGGCCCTGATCCGCGATAAGGTGTTCGGTGCCTTGCGCCGTCTGACCCCTGCAAAGCTGGAAGGCCGTGACCGCGGCGACCTGATCTCGCTCATCACGGCCGACATCGAGGCGCTGGAGGTGTTCTACGCCCACACCATTTCGCCCATCTGCATCGCGTGCATCTGCGTCATCGGCATGACGGGCTTCGTGGGCAGCTGGCACATCCTGCCTGCGCTGGTGCTGCTGGCGGGCTATCTGCTGGTGGGCGTGGCCCTGCCGGTGTGGAGCGCAAAGCGCGGCGACCGTGCCGCCCGGGAGTACCGTCAGGCACTGGCCGATACCAACAGCTATGTGCTGGAAAGCCTGCGCGGCCTGAAGGATACCCTGCAGTATCAGGACACCGCAGCCCGCGCCGAGGGCATCACGGCCCACAGTGAGATGCTGGGCGAAAAGCAGAAGGCGATGAAATACCGCGAGGGCCTGACCGTGGCCATCACGAACACCTTGATCCTGCTCACGGTGCTGGCCGTGCTGGGTGTGAGCCTGAACCTTTACCAGAGCGGTAAAATGGGCGTGGAGGGCGTACTGGTGTGCACCCTTTCGGCCCTCAGCTCCTTTGGCCCGGTGGTGGCGCTGGCAAACCTTGGTGCCAGCCTGACGCAGGTGTTCGCCAGCGCAGACCGCGTGCTGGACCTGCTGGACGAACAGCCCGTCACCGCCGATGTGACCGACGGCACAGACACCGCATTTGCAGGTGCTGCGGCAGAGCATGTGAACTTTGCCTATGCCAATGAGGAGGTGCTGCATGACCTGAGCCTGACCATTCCGGAAAAGAAGATCGTGGGCATCACCGGCCGCTCCGGCAGCGGAAAGTCTACCTTCCTGCGGCTGCTGATGCGCTTCTGGGATGTATCCAGCGGCAGCATCCGCTTTGGCGCAGAGGATATCCGCCGCGTGAACACCGCCGCCCTGCGCGAACAGGAAAGCCTTGTGACGCAGGAGACCGAGCTGTTCGACGATACCATTGAGAACAACATCCGCATTGCAAAGCGGGATGCCACCCGGGAAGAGGTGGAAGCAGCCTGCAAAAAGGCTGCGCTGGACGGCTTTATCCACAGCCTGCCCAAGGGCTATGATACCCCGGTGGGTGAGCTGGGCGGTGCACTTTCCGGCGGCGAGCGCCAGCGCATCGGTGTGGCGCGTGCCTTCCTGCATGATGCACCCTTCCTGCTGCTGGACGAGCCTACCTCCAATCTGGACAGCCTGAATGAGGGCGTGATCCTCAAGGCTGTGCGGGCAGAGTGCAAAGACAAAACGGTGCTGTTGGTCTCCCACCGCAAGTCTACCATGGCTGCGGTAGATATCAGCTTCTCGGTGGAAAGCGGCCGGCTGAGCTGA
- a CDS encoding FeoB-associated Cys-rich membrane protein — protein sequence MMEFLAANFNLPTIIVAVIVFGGVGWITWHSHKHGGGCSGCSGCGEGGCNGSCSGCSGCH from the coding sequence ATGATGGAATTCCTCGCTGCAAATTTTAATCTGCCCACGATCATTGTGGCAGTCATCGTGTTTGGCGGTGTGGGCTGGATCACATGGCACTCCCACAAGCATGGCGGCGGCTGCAGTGGGTGCAGCGGCTGCGGCGAAGGCGGCTGCAATGGCAGCTGCAGCGGTTGCAGCGGCTGTCACTGA
- a CDS encoding metal-dependent transcriptional regulator, with protein MELTSAHLRYLLAIYEVSQTHLDISSRSIAEKLGVTKPSVVRIMNLLMERGMIVKEHYGKIYMTDRGIWVAKQVDRELKTILTHFPPVGEPLSEEERFTAALAMTSALPERIFTGEYERLFGSDAEKAETEKAQ; from the coding sequence ATGGAACTGACGTCGGCGCATCTGCGCTATCTGCTGGCGATCTACGAAGTCTCACAGACCCATCTGGATATCAGCTCCCGCAGCATTGCCGAAAAGCTTGGCGTGACCAAGCCCTCGGTGGTGCGTATCATGAATCTGCTCATGGAGCGCGGCATGATCGTAAAGGAGCACTACGGCAAGATCTATATGACAGACCGGGGCATCTGGGTGGCAAAACAGGTGGATCGGGAGCTGAAAACGATCCTGACCCATTTCCCGCCGGTCGGTGAGCCGCTGAGCGAAGAAGAGCGCTTTACCGCTGCCCTTGCCATGACCAGTGCACTGCCGGAGCGCATCTTTACCGGCGAATATGAGCGTCTGTTTGGCAGTGATGCAGAAAAAGCAGAAACGGAGAAAGCCCAGTGA
- a CDS encoding ATP-binding cassette domain-containing protein, whose product MENEREVLLEVNHLNVTYGSGKKAYEAVQDANFKIYKGETFGLVGESGSGKTTIGRAILRILPTSGGEILYKGQKINGRISRHLDRQIIKEIQMIFQDPQSSLNERAKVSYIVGEGLQNVRPDLSTAQQEEKVRQALLDVGLLPEFASRFPHEFSGGQRQRIGIARALIVEPEFIVADEPISALDMSIRAQVLNLLRRLQKERGITYLFIAHDLSVMRYISDRIAVIHKGRIVELAGAEELTAHAIHPYTRSLLSSIPMPDPRRERQKKLLVYDPAMHDYSREAPQWRELRPEHFVLCSAAEAEQWLLR is encoded by the coding sequence ATGGAAAATGAACGCGAAGTTCTTTTGGAAGTGAACCACCTGAACGTAACCTACGGCTCCGGCAAAAAAGCATATGAAGCTGTGCAGGATGCCAACTTTAAAATTTATAAGGGCGAGACCTTCGGCCTTGTAGGCGAAAGCGGCAGCGGCAAAACTACCATTGGCCGGGCCATCCTGCGCATCCTGCCAACTTCCGGCGGCGAGATCCTTTATAAAGGCCAGAAGATCAACGGCAGAATTTCCCGCCATCTGGACAGGCAGATCATCAAAGAGATCCAGATGATCTTTCAGGACCCGCAGTCCTCGCTGAACGAGCGCGCCAAGGTGAGCTATATCGTGGGCGAAGGCCTGCAGAACGTCCGGCCTGATCTTTCCACCGCCCAGCAGGAGGAAAAGGTGCGTCAGGCTCTGCTGGACGTGGGTCTGCTGCCGGAATTTGCCTCCCGCTTCCCGCACGAATTTTCCGGCGGACAGCGCCAGCGCATCGGCATTGCCCGGGCCCTGATCGTGGAGCCGGAGTTCATCGTTGCCGATGAGCCCATCAGTGCACTGGATATGTCCATCCGTGCACAGGTGCTGAACCTGCTGCGCCGCCTGCAGAAGGAACGCGGCATCACCTACCTGTTCATCGCCCACGATCTTTCCGTGATGCGCTACATCTCCGACCGCATCGCCGTCATCCACAAGGGCCGCATCGTGGAGCTGGCCGGGGCCGAAGAGTTGACAGCCCACGCCATCCACCCCTATACCCGCAGCCTGCTTTCCTCCATTCCCATGCCGGACCCCCGCCGGGAGCGGCAGAAAAAGCTGCTGGTGTACGACCCCGCCATGCACGACTACTCCAGAGAGGCCCCCCAGTGGCGCGAACTGCGGCCTGAGCATTTTGTACTGTGCAGCGCTGCCGAAGCCGAGCAGTGGCTGCTGCGCTGA
- a CDS encoding ABC transporter ATP-binding protein/permease: MINKKLLSFDRGALRYVGANVAFQWLGMLCNVIFVRAIAQLVGAAFAGSLTSAQLWQNLVLCLATVPMRFAFTMLASAMSDQASKDVKRTLRSSIYAKLARLGPNYTETAATSEVVMLASEGVEQIDTYFAKYLPQLFYSLLAPVTLFVLLVGVHARSAIILLCCVPLIPMSIVAVQKFAKKLLANYWGEYTTLGDSFLENIQGLTTLKIYQADGWKHEQMNAQAERFRKITMKVLTMQLNSVTLMDLMAYGGAGLGIISAVAAFAAGRLTLTATLTIVLLAADFFLPLRLLGSYFHIAMNGAASAEKIFKLLAAEEPADGDRVPGENTTLKLEHVTFGYEKDRTILNDVSFTIPQGSFVSLVGESGCGKSTIAALLSGSRTGYTGSVTLGGVPVQELQQEQRLRTLTLVPHNAAIFKGTVESNLRMAKPDADEAQLWAALEQVNLADFCRSQNGLQTALHEGGSNLSGGQRQRLAMARALLHDTPIYLFDEATSNVDAESENDIMQAIHSLAGKKTIILISHRLANVVHSDCIYAMSNGRVIEQGTHAELLARQGAYSRLYLAQRQLETLEEEDA; encoded by the coding sequence GTGATCAATAAAAAATTGCTGTCCTTTGACCGCGGTGCACTGCGCTATGTGGGAGCCAATGTGGCTTTCCAATGGCTGGGGATGCTGTGCAACGTGATCTTTGTGCGGGCCATTGCCCAGCTGGTGGGCGCAGCCTTTGCGGGCAGCCTGACCAGTGCACAGCTGTGGCAGAACCTTGTGCTCTGCCTTGCCACGGTGCCCATGCGCTTTGCCTTTACCATGCTGGCATCGGCCATGAGCGATCAGGCTTCCAAGGATGTCAAGCGCACCCTGCGCAGCAGCATCTACGCAAAGCTTGCCCGCCTTGGCCCCAACTACACCGAGACGGCGGCCACCAGCGAGGTGGTGATGCTGGCCAGCGAAGGTGTGGAGCAGATCGACACCTACTTTGCAAAATATCTGCCGCAGCTGTTTTACAGCCTGCTGGCACCCGTTACCCTGTTTGTGCTGCTGGTGGGTGTGCACGCACGGTCGGCCATCATCCTGCTGTGCTGCGTGCCGCTGATCCCCATGTCCATTGTGGCAGTGCAGAAGTTTGCCAAAAAGCTGCTGGCGAACTACTGGGGCGAATACACCACCCTTGGCGACAGCTTCCTTGAGAACATTCAGGGCCTGACCACCCTGAAAATTTATCAGGCCGACGGCTGGAAGCACGAGCAGATGAACGCGCAGGCCGAGCGCTTCCGCAAGATCACCATGAAGGTGCTCACCATGCAGCTGAACTCGGTGACACTGATGGACCTGATGGCTTACGGCGGTGCGGGCCTTGGCATCATCAGCGCGGTGGCTGCATTTGCGGCAGGCCGGCTGACCCTGACCGCCACATTGACCATCGTGCTGCTGGCGGCGGACTTTTTCCTGCCGCTGCGGCTGCTGGGCAGCTACTTCCACATTGCCATGAACGGTGCCGCTTCGGCAGAGAAGATCTTCAAGCTTCTGGCAGCGGAAGAGCCTGCCGATGGTGACCGCGTGCCCGGAGAGAATACGACTCTGAAGCTTGAGCATGTCACCTTTGGCTACGAGAAGGACCGCACCATCCTGAACGATGTCTCCTTTACCATTCCGCAGGGCAGCTTTGTCTCGCTGGTGGGTGAGAGCGGCTGCGGCAAAAGCACCATTGCGGCGCTGCTGTCCGGCAGCCGCACCGGCTATACCGGCAGCGTGACGCTGGGCGGCGTGCCGGTGCAGGAGCTGCAGCAGGAACAGCGTCTGCGCACCCTGACACTGGTGCCCCACAACGCCGCCATCTTCAAGGGTACGGTGGAGAGCAACCTGCGCATGGCAAAGCCGGACGCGGACGAGGCACAGCTCTGGGCGGCATTGGAACAGGTGAATCTGGCCGATTTCTGCCGCAGCCAGAACGGCCTGCAGACCGCTCTGCATGAGGGCGGCAGCAATCTTTCCGGCGGCCAGCGCCAGCGCCTTGCCATGGCGCGGGCCCTGCTGCATGATACGCCCATCTACCTCTTCGACGAGGCTACCTCCAACGTGGATGCCGAGAGCGAGAACGACATCATGCAGGCCATCCACAGTCTGGCCGGAAAAAAGACGATCATCCTCATTTCGCACCGTCTGGCAAACGTGGTGCACAGCGACTGCATCTATGCAATGAGCAATGGCCGTGTGATCGAGCAGGGCACCCACGCCGAATTGCTGGCCCGGCAGGGGGCTTACAGCCGCCTGTATCTGGCACAGCGGCAGCTGGAAACACTGGAAGAGGAGGATGCCTGA
- a CDS encoding GDSL-type esterase/lipase family protein: MKNKKFASFLAAAAALVLLAMPAFAADEQTELPAAEAAEVQQEQTAAPAEQETALPADAQTAGEPEQQLTYVALGDSITSGVGLADMKYNIAQIGYDLQPNFEGYPSQCYTALVGKGLGLDRQHAINLGLPGLMSPDMLDMVQNSAMPKMNQASGAYYVYPEYQEYLRKADIISIQIGSNDALVPCIVGLGEATNWKSEQLAALMVSGALRDFNFQKLGLFLEALNRMTLTFDESRATNRLLFRGMDEICDQAYTNVTASLPQIVASIRALNPDAKIVLLGYTNPVPLLPAWNRYFSKLNRFAKDLAAQEGLIYVDIPRAQTAADGHPTVKGHQYIAQQILNAIQ; the protein is encoded by the coding sequence ATGAAAAACAAAAAGTTTGCCAGCTTTCTGGCCGCAGCGGCAGCGCTTGTGCTGCTGGCCATGCCTGCATTTGCTGCCGACGAACAGACGGAGCTGCCTGCCGCCGAAGCAGCAGAGGTGCAGCAGGAGCAGACCGCAGCGCCTGCCGAGCAGGAGACCGCCCTGCCCGCCGATGCCCAGACAGCCGGCGAACCGGAGCAGCAGCTCACCTATGTGGCGCTGGGCGACAGCATCACCTCCGGTGTCGGCCTTGCCGATATGAAATACAACATCGCCCAGATCGGCTACGATCTGCAGCCGAACTTTGAGGGCTACCCTTCCCAATGCTACACCGCCCTTGTGGGCAAGGGCCTTGGGCTGGACCGCCAGCACGCGATCAATCTGGGCCTGCCCGGCCTGATGAGCCCTGACATGCTGGATATGGTGCAGAACAGCGCCATGCCCAAGATGAATCAGGCTTCCGGCGCATATTACGTCTACCCGGAATATCAGGAGTATCTGCGCAAGGCCGATATCATTTCCATCCAGATCGGCTCCAACGACGCGCTGGTGCCCTGCATCGTGGGTCTGGGCGAGGCCACCAACTGGAAGAGCGAGCAGCTTGCCGCACTGATGGTCAGCGGTGCCCTGCGTGATTTCAACTTCCAGAAGCTTGGGCTCTTCCTCGAAGCGCTGAACCGTATGACCCTTACCTTTGACGAGAGCCGCGCCACCAACCGCCTGCTGTTCCGCGGCATGGATGAGATCTGCGATCAGGCCTATACCAATGTGACCGCCAGCCTGCCGCAGATCGTGGCCAGTATCCGCGCACTGAACCCGGATGCCAAAATCGTGCTGCTGGGTTACACCAACCCCGTGCCTCTGCTGCCCGCATGGAACCGCTATTTCAGCAAATTGAACCGCTTTGCCAAAGACCTTGCCGCACAGGAAGGCTTGATCTATGTGGACATTCCCCGTGCGCAGACCGCTGCCGACGGCCACCCCACCGTTAAGGGCCACCAGTACATTGCACAGCAGATCCTGAATGCGATCCAGTAA
- a CDS encoding ABC transporter ATP-binding protein: MEHNQLILSAKDVNIQFNLRGKVLHAIRGIDLDLYQGEVLAIVGESGSGKSVFTKSFMGLLDANGSITSGTIDYYGMADGKPLRLSDLRTEKDWLRVRGREIAMVMQDPMTSLNPLKTIGAQIMEAVALHQGLKGAAAKEKTLEYLRDVGISDPEKRFKQYPHEFSGGMRQRVVIAIAVACSPKILICDEPTTALDVTIQAQILQLLKEMRFKYDLTIVMITHDLGVVANIADRVAVMYAGDIVEIGTADEIYYDPRHPYTWALLSSMPQMGVKGEDLFNIVGTPPNLFAEIRGDAFAPRNPQALKIDFVKRPPYFEVTPTHKAKTWLLDPRAPKIEPPAAVKMLREEGL; this comes from the coding sequence ATGGAACACAACCAGCTCATTCTCTCCGCAAAAGATGTCAACATCCAGTTCAACCTGCGTGGAAAAGTGCTGCACGCCATCCGTGGCATCGATCTTGACCTCTATCAGGGAGAGGTGCTTGCCATCGTAGGCGAGAGCGGCTCCGGCAAGAGCGTTTTTACCAAGAGCTTCATGGGCCTGCTGGATGCCAACGGCTCCATTACCAGCGGCACCATTGATTACTACGGCATGGCGGACGGCAAGCCGCTGCGCCTTTCTGACCTCAGAACCGAAAAGGACTGGCTGCGGGTACGCGGCCGCGAGATCGCCATGGTCATGCAGGACCCCATGACCAGCCTGAACCCGCTGAAGACCATCGGGGCACAGATCATGGAAGCCGTTGCCCTGCATCAGGGCTTAAAGGGCGCTGCCGCCAAGGAAAAAACGCTGGAATACCTGCGGGATGTGGGCATCTCTGACCCGGAAAAGCGCTTTAAGCAGTACCCGCACGAGTTTTCCGGCGGCATGCGCCAGCGTGTGGTCATTGCCATTGCGGTGGCCTGCAGCCCCAAGATCCTGATCTGCGACGAGCCTACCACCGCACTGGACGTGACCATTCAAGCCCAGATTTTGCAGCTTTTGAAGGAGATGCGGTTCAAGTACGATCTGACCATCGTCATGATCACCCACGATCTGGGCGTTGTGGCAAACATTGCAGACCGCGTGGCTGTGATGTACGCAGGCGACATTGTGGAGATCGGCACTGCTGACGAAATTTATTACGATCCCCGCCACCCCTACACATGGGCACTGCTTTCCAGTATGCCGCAGATGGGCGTGAAGGGCGAGGACCTGTTCAACATCGTGGGCACACCGCCAAACCTGTTTGCGGAAATTCGCGGCGATGCTTTTGCACCCCGCAACCCGCAGGCACTGAAGATCGATTTTGTCAAGCGCCCGCCTTACTTTGAGGTAACGCCCACCCACAAGGCCAAAACATGGCTGCTGGACCCCCGGGCACCCAAGATCGAGCCGCCTGCTGCGGTAAAAATGCTGCGAGAGGAGGGGCTGTAA
- a CDS encoding class I adenylate-forming enzyme family protein, with the protein MTTEQHEPLYASTAKPWLKYYDQKYIDMPLPKCSAFEYLCHQNKNHLSETALEYYGRKFTFADLFVNVKKTAAAFRALGVKKGDIITVVSVMTPEVIYAFYAVDMIGATLNLVDPRYSVEGIHEYIEEVDSRLLICLNVTYERCHKAEKRTNVERVLVISPADSLPLHLAVGYKLTNPDKNRYKSNVIHWKDFIAQGKDQSMNAEPYDPQHACVVVHTGGTTGSPKGVMLTDDCFNSLAHEFIAQSNLFCRGQKLMNVMPPFIAYGYACGVHMPLVMGLHVVIIPNLDPDKLGTLIWKHKPEHMFGVPAHYQQMAASPLLKKKKDLSFIRNYAAGGDSLPLGAELTVNEFLKAHNVEYPLAKGYGMTEVASAATVAAGNVTKPGSVGIPMLNTVVSIFEPGTETELPIGERGEICICTPTVMKGYYNKPEETDMILRRHADGQIWAHTGDVGYMDEDGFVYLDSRIKRMIIRHDGFKVFPSMIENVISRHPAVHQCSVVGCTDKDHVQGRLPFVYVVLDPEGDKKKRQIVRELRQLCNEELPEYVQPVGYKFISEMPFTPVGKVDYRKLEEEITPRDY; encoded by the coding sequence ATGACTACTGAACAGCATGAACCGCTCTATGCGTCCACTGCGAAGCCCTGGCTGAAGTACTATGACCAGAAATACATCGACATGCCTCTTCCTAAGTGCAGCGCCTTTGAGTATCTCTGCCATCAGAACAAGAACCATCTGAGCGAGACCGCCCTGGAGTATTATGGCCGCAAATTCACCTTTGCAGACCTCTTTGTGAATGTCAAGAAAACCGCTGCCGCCTTCCGTGCTCTCGGCGTGAAGAAGGGCGACATCATCACCGTTGTCAGTGTGATGACCCCCGAGGTGATCTATGCCTTCTACGCTGTCGATATGATCGGCGCAACGCTGAATCTGGTGGACCCGCGCTACAGCGTTGAGGGTATCCACGAGTACATCGAAGAGGTAGATTCCCGCCTGCTGATCTGCCTGAATGTGACCTATGAGCGCTGCCACAAGGCAGAAAAGCGCACCAATGTGGAGCGCGTTCTGGTCATCAGCCCCGCAGACTCTCTGCCGCTGCATCTGGCCGTCGGCTACAAGCTGACCAACCCCGATAAGAACCGCTACAAGTCCAATGTGATCCACTGGAAGGACTTTATTGCACAGGGCAAGGATCAGAGCATGAACGCCGAACCCTACGACCCGCAGCACGCCTGCGTGGTGGTGCACACCGGCGGCACCACCGGTTCGCCCAAGGGCGTTATGCTGACCGACGACTGCTTTAACTCTCTGGCCCACGAATTCATCGCCCAGAGCAACCTGTTCTGCCGCGGCCAGAAGCTGATGAACGTCATGCCTCCGTTCATTGCCTACGGCTATGCCTGCGGCGTGCACATGCCGCTGGTCATGGGCCTGCACGTCGTCATCATCCCCAATCTGGACCCCGACAAGCTGGGCACACTGATCTGGAAGCACAAGCCCGAGCACATGTTCGGCGTTCCGGCCCACTACCAGCAGATGGCAGCTTCTCCGCTGCTCAAGAAGAAGAAGGATCTCTCCTTCATCCGCAACTATGCCGCCGGCGGCGACTCGCTGCCGCTGGGCGCTGAGCTGACTGTGAACGAGTTCCTGAAGGCGCACAACGTGGAATATCCGCTGGCCAAGGGCTACGGCATGACCGAGGTCGCCTCTGCCGCTACCGTTGCCGCCGGCAACGTGACCAAGCCCGGCAGCGTGGGCATTCCCATGCTGAACACGGTGGTGTCCATTTTTGAGCCTGGCACCGAGACCGAACTGCCCATCGGTGAGCGCGGCGAGATCTGCATCTGCACCCCCACCGTCATGAAGGGCTACTACAATAAGCCCGAGGAGACCGACATGATCCTGCGCCGCCATGCAGACGGCCAGATCTGGGCACACACCGGCGATGTCGGCTACATGGACGAGGACGGCTTTGTGTATCTGGATTCCCGCATCAAGCGCATGATCATCCGTCACGATGGCTTCAAGGTGTTCCCGTCCATGATCGAGAACGTCATCAGCCGCCACCCGGCCGTGCATCAGTGCTCGGTGGTGGGCTGCACCGATAAGGACCATGTGCAGGGCCGTCTGCCTTTCGTGTATGTGGTGCTGGACCCGGAAGGCGACAAGAAAAAGCGCCAGATCGTGCGGGAACTGCGCCAGCTGTGCAATGAAGAGCTGCCGGAGTATGTGCAGCCGGTGGGCTACAAGTTCATCTCCGAAATGCCCTTTACCCCTGTTGGCAAGGTGGACTACCGCAAGCTGGAAGAAGAGATCACTCCCCGCGATTACTGA